In Gossypium arboreum isolate Shixiya-1 chromosome 6, ASM2569848v2, whole genome shotgun sequence, the following are encoded in one genomic region:
- the LOC108458761 gene encoding two-pore potassium channel 3-like — MENEQLLSYLSPRKNLRPPPVFLPSIFESLNSPKPPLPPSSSSDTILNLQESLLLQNQQNSPAARSDPNLAWGKINLHRCKTAPAMAVLMDAINPSIPKPKFGSESIVRQACILLILYLSLGVAIYWFNRHHFVGPKTNPVVDALYFCIVTMCTIGFGDITPNSNATKLFSILFVLVGFGFIDILLSGMVSYVLDLQENYLLKTVQHDGDKRDLATSYIIDVKKGRMRIRLKVGLALGVVVLCIGIGVGVMHYVEHLEWLDSFYLSVMSVTTVGYGDRAFKTMPGRLFAAIWLLVSTVAVARAFLYLAEARVDKRHRRMAKWVLGQDMTVSQFLAADIDNNGYVSKSEFVIYKLKELGKVSEKDIMQISQKFDRLDSGNCGRICLADLKDGHH; from the exons atggAAAATGAGCAATTACTATCATATTTAAGCCCTAGGAAAAATTTAAGGCCACCCCCAGTTTTTCTCCCATCAATATTCGAATCACTAAATTCACCAAAGCCGCCGCTACCACCATCATCATCTTCAGATACCATTTTAAACCTTCAAGAATCGCTTTTACTTCAAAATCAACAAAATTCACCAGCAGCACGATCAGACCCAAATCTCGCATGGGGAAAAATCAATCTCCACCGATGCAAAACGGCACCAGCAATGGCGGTTTTAATGGATGCAATCAACCCATCAATCCCTAAACCTAAATTCGGATCCGAATCAATTGTAAGACAAGCTTGTAtacttttaatattgtatttatcaTTGGGTGTTGCCATATATTGGTTTAATCGTCATCATTTCGTCGGTCCAAAAACGAATCCTGTTGTCGATGCATTGTATTTTTGTATCGTCACAATGTGCACTATTGGGTTTGGTGATATTACCCCTAATAGTAACGCTACTAAGTTATTTTCGATCTTATTCGTGTTGGTCGGTTTCGGATTTATCGATATTTTGCTTAGCGGTATGGTTAGTTATGTACTCGATTTACAAGAGAATTATTTGTTGAAAACGGTTCAACATGATGGTGACAAAAGAGATTTAGCAACTAGTTATATCATTGATGTTAAGAAAGGGAGGATGAGGATTAGATTGAAAGTTGGTTTAGCATTAGGTGTTGTGGTACTTTGTATTGGTATTGGTGTTGGTGTTATGCATTATGTTGAACATCTTGAATGGTTGGATTCCTTTTATCTTTCGGTTATGTCGGTTACGACAGTCGGATACGGTGATCGGGCATTTAAAACGATGCCTGGTCGGCTTTTCGCTGCGATTTGGTTGCTTGTATCGACGGTTGCCGTTGCTCGAGCTTTTTTGTATCTGGCTGAGGCTAGAGTTGATAAGAGGCATCGGAGGATGGCTAAATGGGTGCTTGGTCAAGACATGACTGTCTCGCAATTTCTCGCTGCCGATATAGACAACAACGGTTACGTAAG CAAATCTGAGTTCGTGATATACAAACTCAAGGAACTGGGAAAGGTATCGGAAAAAGACATAATGCAAATCTCCCAAAAATTTGACAGGCTTGATTCCGGTAACTGCGGAAGGATATGCCTCGCCGATCTTAAGGATGGTCATCATTAG